The following proteins come from a genomic window of Gemmatimonadaceae bacterium:
- a CDS encoding c-type cytochrome, with the protein MKAERIARLLVIVLAIGLPALVALARLAPGSTIDIHGVMADEGGWTPGELTAKAGVPIHLRLTSDDVMHGFAIGKRTWPSVEVVPGKWTTTTVVFDRPGKYTFYCTRWCGPNHWRMRGTIEVTGDETHMRAETTPLFIRLKLDLDAPHPTDRVPSEKPSASRGTALNIKPDLAADTYRTQSPAHVWRTLRERATSQSLSDQQVWDLVAAVWRSNTTAKQLAEGRKLYEENCAACHGETGRGDGVMATSLQKSAPSDMPGMLGHGTISPVDFTNARNMLGASSTILQGKIIRGGMGTGMPYWGPIFTESQIWSIVNYLWTFQFADP; encoded by the coding sequence ATGAAGGCCGAACGCATTGCGCGACTATTGGTGATCGTGCTGGCGATCGGTTTGCCCGCACTGGTCGCACTCGCCCGATTGGCACCTGGCAGCACGATCGACATACATGGTGTCATGGCGGACGAGGGCGGCTGGACACCGGGCGAACTCACCGCGAAAGCAGGTGTGCCGATCCACCTGCGCTTGACGTCCGATGACGTGATGCACGGCTTCGCCATCGGGAAACGTACCTGGCCGTCGGTCGAGGTAGTGCCGGGCAAGTGGACGACGACGACCGTCGTGTTTGATCGGCCCGGCAAATACACGTTCTATTGCACGCGCTGGTGCGGCCCCAATCACTGGCGCATGCGCGGCACGATCGAAGTGACGGGCGATGAAACACACATGCGCGCTGAAACAACGCCGCTGTTTATCAGGCTGAAACTCGATCTGGATGCGCCGCATCCCACTGACAGGGTGCCGAGTGAGAAGCCGTCGGCATCGCGTGGCACCGCGTTGAACATCAAACCCGATCTCGCCGCCGACACCTATCGGACGCAGAGTCCCGCGCACGTCTGGCGTACATTGCGCGAGCGCGCGACGAGCCAATCGTTGAGCGATCAGCAAGTATGGGATCTCGTGGCCGCCGTGTGGCGCTCCAATACAACCGCCAAGCAACTGGCGGAAGGCCGCAAGTTGTATGAAGAGAACTGCGCCGCCTGTCACGGTGAAACCGGGCGGGGCGATGGGGTCATGGCGACCTCATTGCAGAAGTCCGCGCCGTCTGATATGCCCGGGATGTTGGGGCATGGTACAATATCACCCGTCGATTTCACCAATGCTCGGAACATGCTGGGCGCGAGTTCAACGATTTTGCAAGGCAAGATCATTCGCGGCGGCATGGGTACTGGCATGCCCTACTGGGGACCGATCTTCACCGAATCGCAGATCTGGTCGATAGTCAATTATCTGTGGACGTTTCAGTTTGCTGATCCATGA
- a CDS encoding PCYCGC motif-containing (lipo)protein: MLPRVIWVIVPLLAGSLVAGCGRTSSASTDHELKMAPMSMMPEAVQSAAAVTQQSYQFAVANPDVMQHIPCYCGCGSMGHTSNYSCYVESVDAKGNVNFDSHALGCSICVDITQDAMRLSRQGQSLQDIKAYVHKTYSRYGPSNM; this comes from the coding sequence ATGTTACCACGCGTGATTTGGGTCATCGTCCCGCTGTTGGCGGGCAGTTTAGTCGCCGGCTGTGGCAGGACGTCTTCGGCTTCAACCGACCACGAGCTCAAGATGGCTCCGATGTCGATGATGCCTGAAGCAGTGCAGAGTGCTGCCGCAGTGACACAGCAGTCATATCAGTTCGCCGTCGCCAACCCCGATGTCATGCAGCACATTCCTTGTTACTGCGGCTGCGGCAGTATGGGGCATACATCGAATTACTCCTGCTACGTCGAGAGCGTTGATGCCAAAGGCAACGTGAACTTCGACTCGCACGCGCTCGGCTGCTCAATCTGCGTAGACATCACGCAAGACGCGATGCGCCTATCAAGACAGGGCCAGAGTCTGCAGGATATCAAGGCCTACGTTCACAAGACTTATAGCCGCTACGGCCCTTCAAACATGTAA
- a CDS encoding vitamin K epoxide reductase family protein → MTPEKGIILVTGSNGLIGQAVMRRFVGRFTDVVGFDRKAPAPPPPGCVHVAVEITSDESVREGLRMIRAHHGERIASVIHLAAYYDFFGEPSPKYEEITVQGTGRLLRELRAQGFQIEQFVFSSTMLVHRPGEPGEFITEDWPLEPTWAYPESKVRTEQIIHDGRGDIRTVLLRISGVYDDLTHSIPLAHQIQRIYQRDLTSRVYSGSTAHGQSFMHMDDLIDAIELVVERRTALPPEVPILLGEPEALSYDELQHTIERLIRETSKETIEIPGALAPVAKAGAWVLDHVPGQEGFIKPWMIDRANDHYDLDITRARTLLGWEPKRSLRETLPKMVAALKADPLGWYRENKLEPPSELEKTAGKSEAPHQADHAGHAPMAMAHGQGAPWAHFANMTLGLWLITSAFALGYRSTALQLSDVVSGALVIMLAALSLSRRPFWKLWAPWANSLVGLWLLFAPLVFWAPTAAAYSNDTLVGALVVVFAILAPGMPMPPGMSMEPGPDVPPGWSYNPSSWPQRAPIIALALVGFFLSRQMAAFELGHVTTLTDPFFRMGTERVLTSDVSRAFPIPDAGLGAIAYMVEFLMGFMGDKRRWRTMPWMVTFFGILVVPLGIVSITLIILQPLAVGAWCTPCLIAAVAMLIMIALTLDEVVAMGQFLVQARREGQPFWRVFWLGGTLRDLPEVGPTRADVVSAKAMVWGVALPWNLLLCAGLGVWLMFTPSVLGSAGTAAHSDHLFGALIVTIAVIALADVGRAARFVNLFLGAWIIAAPWLLAGASSASTWSDAIAGAVVILLSFPRGRVGERYGTWERFIR, encoded by the coding sequence ATGACACCAGAGAAGGGAATCATCCTGGTCACGGGGTCAAACGGATTGATCGGCCAAGCCGTAATGCGGCGATTCGTCGGCCGCTTCACGGACGTCGTGGGCTTCGACCGCAAGGCGCCTGCGCCGCCACCACCCGGTTGTGTGCACGTCGCTGTCGAGATCACGTCCGACGAAAGCGTGCGAGAGGGCCTCCGCATGATTCGCGCGCATCATGGGGAGCGCATCGCGTCCGTGATCCATCTCGCCGCCTATTACGATTTCTTCGGCGAGCCGAGCCCCAAGTACGAGGAAATCACCGTGCAGGGGACCGGTCGTCTGCTGCGGGAGCTCCGCGCGCAGGGCTTTCAGATCGAGCAGTTCGTCTTCTCGAGCACGATGCTCGTCCACCGTCCCGGCGAGCCGGGCGAATTCATCACTGAGGATTGGCCACTCGAGCCCACGTGGGCGTACCCCGAGTCCAAAGTCCGGACCGAACAGATCATCCATGATGGGCGCGGCGACATCCGCACCGTGCTGCTGCGCATCTCCGGCGTGTACGATGACCTCACTCATTCGATCCCGCTCGCGCACCAGATCCAACGGATCTACCAGCGGGACCTGACCAGCCGGGTCTACTCCGGCTCAACCGCGCATGGACAGTCGTTCATGCACATGGACGACCTGATCGACGCTATCGAGCTGGTTGTGGAGCGCCGCACCGCGTTGCCGCCGGAAGTCCCGATCTTGCTCGGTGAACCCGAGGCGCTCAGTTACGATGAGCTGCAGCACACAATCGAACGCCTGATCCGCGAAACGAGCAAGGAAACCATCGAGATTCCCGGCGCGCTGGCGCCGGTAGCCAAGGCGGGTGCATGGGTGCTCGACCACGTCCCCGGTCAGGAAGGGTTCATCAAGCCGTGGATGATCGATCGCGCGAACGACCACTACGACCTCGACATTACGCGGGCCCGTACACTGCTCGGATGGGAGCCGAAGCGTTCGCTGCGCGAGACGCTGCCGAAGATGGTGGCAGCGCTGAAGGCCGATCCGCTCGGCTGGTACCGCGAGAACAAGCTGGAGCCTCCGTCCGAGCTCGAGAAGACAGCCGGAAAGTCCGAGGCGCCGCACCAGGCCGACCACGCCGGCCACGCGCCGATGGCGATGGCGCACGGCCAGGGTGCGCCCTGGGCGCATTTTGCCAACATGACGTTGGGCCTGTGGCTCATCACCAGCGCATTCGCCCTCGGGTACCGCAGCACGGCGCTCCAGCTGAGCGACGTCGTGAGCGGGGCGCTCGTCATTATGCTCGCAGCGCTCTCGCTCTCGCGCCGTCCCTTCTGGAAGCTGTGGGCTCCGTGGGCGAACTCGCTGGTCGGCCTGTGGTTGCTCTTCGCCCCCCTGGTCTTCTGGGCGCCCACGGCCGCCGCCTACTCCAACGACACGCTCGTCGGTGCGCTGGTCGTGGTGTTCGCCATCCTGGCGCCGGGGATGCCGATGCCACCGGGGATGAGCATGGAGCCCGGCCCGGACGTGCCGCCGGGCTGGTCCTACAACCCTTCAAGCTGGCCGCAGCGGGCGCCGATCATCGCGCTCGCGCTCGTCGGCTTTTTCCTCTCGCGGCAGATGGCCGCGTTTGAGCTCGGCCACGTCACCACGCTCACCGACCCGTTCTTCAGGATGGGCACGGAGCGCGTGCTGACCTCCGACGTCTCGCGCGCCTTCCCTATTCCCGATGCGGGACTCGGCGCCATCGCCTACATGGTTGAGTTCCTGATGGGCTTCATGGGCGACAAGCGACGGTGGCGGACGATGCCGTGGATGGTCACGTTCTTCGGAATCCTCGTCGTTCCACTCGGCATCGTCAGCATCACGTTGATCATCCTGCAGCCGCTCGCGGTGGGGGCATGGTGCACGCCGTGCCTCATCGCCGCGGTCGCGATGCTGATCATGATCGCGCTTACCCTCGACGAGGTCGTGGCCATGGGCCAGTTCCTCGTGCAGGCGCGGCGCGAGGGCCAGCCGTTCTGGCGCGTGTTCTGGCTGGGCGGCACGTTGCGCGACCTGCCGGAAGTCGGACCGACGCGCGCGGACGTGGTGAGCGCCAAGGCGATGGTCTGGGGGGTCGCGCTGCCATGGAATCTGCTTCTGTGCGCGGGACTCGGCGTGTGGCTGATGTTCACGCCCTCGGTGCTCGGAAGCGCGGGCACGGCCGCGCACAGCGACCATCTTTTCGGTGCGCTGATCGTGACCATTGCCGTTATCGCCCTGGCCGACGTGGGGCGCGCGGCACGGTTCGTCAACTTGTTTCTCGGTGCGTGGATCATCGCTGCACCATGGCTGCTGGCCGGTGCCAGCTCTGCGTCCACGTGGAGCGACGCGATCGCGGGCGCGGTCGTGATCCTGCTCAGCTTCCCGCGAGGCCGCGTGGGCGAGCGCTATGGCACGTGGGAGCGCTTCATCCGATGA
- a CDS encoding acetate/propionate family kinase: MKSALPCVLTINGGSSSIRFAVYEAGDTPRRRLDGKIDRIGLSGTNLIVNDPAGTPQVSRRLAAADHRTAVGFLLDWLEAQPVFASVKAVGHRVVHGMKHSEPERVTPTLLAELHRITPYAPDHLPREITLIEAFRRRHPKLPQVACFDTAFHRTMPRVAKLLPIPRRYAAEGVERYGFHGLSYASLMEELGRLDPAATKGRVILAHLGNGASLAAVRHGKSIDTSMGFTPTAGLVMSTRTGDLDPGLVYYLARTERMSAARFQQMANHESGLLGVSGTSSDLHDLLAHEAGDGRAAEAVALFCYQAKKWIGSFAAALGGLDTLVFAGGIGENAPLIRERICDGLGFLGIELHQKRNAKNAPVISPDAGRVIVRVIRTDEELMIARSVIRVRKLGSIRGT; the protein is encoded by the coding sequence ATGAAATCTGCGTTGCCCTGCGTCCTGACGATCAACGGCGGCTCGTCGAGCATCCGATTCGCGGTGTATGAGGCAGGCGACACGCCGCGGCGGCGGCTCGATGGGAAGATCGATCGCATCGGTTTGAGCGGCACGAATTTGATCGTCAACGATCCGGCTGGAACACCGCAGGTCTCCCGCCGCCTTGCCGCAGCCGACCACCGAACGGCGGTAGGTTTTCTGCTGGACTGGCTGGAGGCGCAGCCGGTCTTCGCGTCGGTGAAAGCGGTGGGACATCGCGTGGTGCATGGCATGAAGCATTCCGAACCGGAGCGGGTCACGCCGACGCTACTCGCGGAACTGCACCGCATCACGCCGTATGCCCCCGATCACCTGCCGCGCGAGATCACACTGATCGAGGCGTTCAGGCGGCGGCATCCAAAACTGCCCCAAGTGGCGTGCTTTGACACCGCGTTTCACCGCACCATGCCGCGGGTCGCCAAGTTACTGCCGATCCCGCGGCGCTATGCGGCCGAGGGCGTCGAGCGCTACGGCTTCCACGGCCTGTCCTACGCCTCTTTGATGGAGGAACTCGGCCGCCTCGATCCCGCGGCCACGAAGGGTCGTGTGATCCTCGCGCATCTCGGCAATGGCGCCAGCCTGGCCGCCGTGCGCCACGGCAAGAGCATCGACACCAGCATGGGCTTCACGCCCACGGCAGGATTGGTGATGAGCACGCGCACGGGAGACCTGGATCCCGGCCTGGTATACTACCTGGCACGCACCGAGCGCATGAGCGCGGCGCGATTTCAGCAGATGGCGAACCACGAATCCGGGTTGCTTGGAGTTTCCGGGACCAGCTCGGACCTGCACGACTTGCTTGCGCACGAAGCCGGTGACGGGCGGGCGGCGGAAGCCGTGGCGCTGTTTTGTTATCAGGCCAAAAAGTGGATCGGCTCCTTCGCTGCCGCGCTCGGTGGATTGGACACGCTCGTCTTCGCAGGCGGCATCGGCGAAAACGCGCCGCTTATCCGGGAGCGGATCTGCGATGGACTCGGCTTTCTCGGCATCGAACTACACCAGAAGCGCAATGCGAAGAACGCACCGGTGATTTCGCCGGACGCCGGTCGCGTCATTGTACGGGTCATCCGCACGGACGAGGAGCTCATGATCGCGCGGTCGGTCATCCGCGTCCGCAAGCTCGGCTCAATTCGGGGAACATGA
- a CDS encoding 4Fe-4S binding protein produces the protein MTRHDVNESGNRDETIIPLLIRPEPQARERLRLRREPLRAHRGLDVLRWPLINTLLRNRWPQLIVRGVALAGFLIAIIAGLIGTPVGSHNFGIVGVWIAWWALLMLIAVPVFGRGWCSICPIPMPGEWLQNGAILGPQKGGLGLNRKWPKRFRNIWLQNLAFTLVALFSAVVLTQPSITAIVLSTFLFVAIGTSLIFERRAFCRYLCPVGGFIGLYSQLAPVEIRVKDTAVCAAHTAKSCYVGSAGGYGCPWLLFPGALTKNTYCGTCLECIRTCPYDNIAFNIRSFGADLHKPANRKLDEAFKALIMLGAAIVYSAVMLGPWGALKSAAYNIGSAAWLAYALTFLGFIFGALPGLYLLAVAIGRKLSKSTETLKKSFIAFAYALVPLGLMAWIAFSLSFVFSNISYLWPTLSDPLGQGWNLFGTANVSWQPYLTAIVPFLQTAVLIGGLVWASVTARRIAAEKQLGRGTMLQALPVIGFCFVITAGLMGLLIA, from the coding sequence ATGACCCGGCACGACGTCAATGAATCGGGTAACCGCGACGAGACGATCATCCCGCTACTGATACGCCCTGAGCCGCAGGCGCGAGAACGCCTGCGGCTCAGGCGTGAACCGCTGCGCGCTCACCGGGGCCTGGATGTGCTGCGCTGGCCGTTGATCAACACCCTGCTGCGCAATCGCTGGCCGCAGTTGATCGTCCGTGGCGTTGCGCTGGCTGGCTTCCTCATCGCAATCATAGCCGGGTTGATCGGCACGCCGGTGGGCAGCCACAACTTCGGCATCGTGGGCGTGTGGATTGCGTGGTGGGCGCTGTTGATGCTGATCGCTGTGCCGGTCTTCGGACGCGGTTGGTGCAGCATCTGCCCCATTCCCATGCCAGGCGAATGGCTGCAAAACGGCGCGATCCTTGGCCCGCAGAAAGGAGGCCTGGGGCTCAATCGCAAATGGCCCAAGCGCTTCAGAAACATCTGGCTGCAGAACCTCGCGTTCACGCTGGTCGCCTTGTTCAGCGCCGTCGTACTCACCCAACCCAGCATCACGGCGATCGTGCTAAGCACCTTCTTGTTCGTCGCTATTGGCACCAGTCTCATCTTTGAGCGGCGCGCTTTCTGCCGCTATCTGTGTCCGGTGGGCGGCTTCATCGGCCTGTATTCGCAACTCGCGCCGGTTGAGATTCGCGTGAAGGACACGGCCGTCTGCGCCGCGCACACCGCAAAATCATGCTACGTGGGCAGCGCCGGCGGCTACGGTTGCCCGTGGTTGTTGTTTCCCGGGGCGCTGACCAAAAACACGTACTGCGGCACGTGTCTGGAATGTATCCGCACGTGTCCGTATGATAACATCGCCTTCAACATCCGATCGTTTGGCGCAGATCTACACAAACCGGCGAACCGCAAACTCGACGAAGCGTTCAAAGCCCTCATCATGCTGGGCGCGGCGATCGTTTATTCCGCGGTCATGTTGGGACCGTGGGGCGCGCTGAAATCGGCCGCTTACAACATTGGTTCAGCGGCGTGGCTGGCATATGCGCTGACGTTCCTCGGCTTCATCTTCGGCGCGTTGCCGGGACTGTATCTGTTGGCCGTCGCGATCGGCCGTAAACTGTCCAAGTCAACAGAGACGTTGAAGAAATCATTCATCGCGTTTGCGTATGCGCTCGTGCCGTTGGGCTTGATGGCCTGGATCGCGTTTAGCCTGTCGTTTGTGTTCAGTAACATCTCATATTTGTGGCCGACGTTGAGCGATCCGTTAGGGCAAGGCTGGAATCTGTTTGGCACGGCGAACGTGAGCTGGCAACCGTATCTCACAGCGATTGTGCCGTTTCTGCAAACGGCCGTATTGATCGGCGGGTTGGTGTGGGCAAGTGTCACGGCGCGTCGCATCGCCGCCGAGAAACAATTGGGGCGCGGCACGATGTTGCAGGCCCTGCCGGTGATAGGCTTCTGTTTCGTCATCACCGCGGGCTTGATGGGGCTATTGATCGCATGA
- the zwf gene encoding glucose-6-phosphate dehydrogenase has translation MSVTVRAVTRETAEDAPSPRAESCTVIIFGATGDLTQRKLMLALYGLQCVGELSNRCEVIGTGRTPLSGEEFRARMREAAAASRDGSDADDPRWREFEQRLRYLAGDPNDPAFYPELAAELEARRQDGASPNYLFYVATPASLARPIIEGLGTAGLARNAHGWSRIVLEKPFGRDLESARELNLVVNDVFPEDAVFRIDHYLGKETVQNLLVFRFGNSIFEPVWNRNYVEYVEITAAEELGVEHRAAFYEETGALRDMVANHLLQLLTLTAMEPPAAFDADAVRGQKVEVLRAMPPMTVEEVLRRTVRGQYRAGTVGGIPVPGYRDEPGVSRTSLVETFAAIEFHVDNWRWAGVPFYVRAGKRLGRKMTEIMVHFRRTPQTLFASTLAAGREPNLITLRIQPGEGITITFAAKQPGSEMRPLPVEAEFAYAKSFPSELPDAYATLLLDAMRGDGTLFTRRDEVEAAWRIITPIEEAWARLPPPPFPNYAAGSDGPAEVQALMHGRACHAWCAIEPTACPGSPGS, from the coding sequence ATGAGCGTGACCGTGCGGGCTGTCACTCGCGAGACCGCCGAGGATGCGCCGTCTCCGCGTGCCGAGTCGTGCACGGTGATCATCTTCGGCGCGACGGGAGACCTGACGCAGCGGAAGCTCATGCTCGCGCTCTACGGTCTGCAGTGCGTCGGCGAATTGAGCAACCGGTGCGAGGTGATCGGCACGGGGCGGACGCCGCTGTCCGGGGAGGAATTCCGCGCCCGCATGCGCGAGGCCGCCGCGGCGTCGCGGGACGGGAGCGACGCGGACGACCCCCGCTGGCGGGAGTTCGAGCAACGGCTGCGTTACCTCGCCGGCGACCCAAACGACCCCGCCTTCTATCCGGAGCTCGCGGCCGAGCTCGAGGCCCGGCGGCAGGACGGCGCGAGCCCGAACTACCTGTTCTACGTCGCGACCCCGGCCTCGTTGGCGCGGCCGATCATCGAGGGGCTCGGCACCGCCGGCCTGGCGCGCAACGCTCACGGCTGGTCGCGCATCGTTCTCGAGAAGCCGTTTGGCCGCGACCTCGAGTCGGCGCGCGAGCTGAACCTCGTCGTCAACGATGTGTTCCCCGAGGACGCGGTCTTCCGCATCGACCACTACCTCGGGAAGGAGACCGTTCAGAACCTCCTCGTGTTCCGCTTCGGCAACTCGATCTTCGAGCCGGTGTGGAACCGCAACTACGTCGAGTACGTCGAGATCACGGCCGCCGAGGAGCTCGGCGTCGAGCACCGGGCTGCGTTCTACGAGGAGACGGGTGCACTGCGCGACATGGTCGCGAACCACCTGCTGCAGCTCCTGACCCTTACCGCGATGGAGCCGCCCGCAGCCTTCGACGCCGACGCGGTGCGCGGCCAGAAGGTGGAGGTGCTGCGGGCGATGCCGCCGATGACCGTCGAGGAGGTGCTGCGGCGGACAGTGCGCGGCCAGTACAGAGCGGGGACGGTCGGGGGGATACCAGTCCCGGGCTACCGCGACGAGCCCGGCGTGAGCAGGACCTCTCTCGTGGAGACCTTCGCCGCCATCGAGTTTCACGTCGATAACTGGCGCTGGGCGGGGGTGCCCTTCTACGTGCGCGCCGGGAAGCGGCTTGGGCGCAAGATGACGGAGATCATGGTCCACTTCCGGCGGACACCGCAGACGCTTTTCGCGAGCACGCTCGCGGCGGGCAGGGAGCCGAATCTGATCACGCTCCGGATCCAGCCAGGCGAAGGTATCACCATCACCTTCGCGGCCAAGCAGCCCGGCTCGGAGATGCGGCCGCTCCCCGTCGAGGCGGAGTTCGCCTACGCGAAGAGCTTCCCGTCGGAGCTGCCGGACGCGTACGCGACGCTCCTGCTCGACGCGATGCGCGGCGATGGGACGCTCTTCACGCGCCGCGACGAGGTGGAGGCCGCGTGGCGCATCATCACTCCGATCGAAGAGGCCTGGGCGCGCCTCCCTCCTCCACCCTTCCCGAATTACGCCGCCGGGAGCGACGGGCCTGCGGAGGTCCAGGCGCTGATGCACGGCCGCGCCTGTCACGCGTGGTGCGCAATCGAACCGACGGCTTGTCCGGGATCGCCCGGCTCATGA
- the gndA gene encoding NADP-dependent phosphogluconate dehydrogenase: protein MSAMSVTPQTAQFGVIGLGVMGENLALNMEDHGYRVALWTHTEGKVERFLENSGASRQWVGTRTLEEFTAALVPPRRILLMVKAGEPVDEMLDRLAPLLSRGDVVIDGGNSFFRDTQRREAAMRARGIYLVGMGVSGGEEGARYGPSLMPGGARAAYDLLRPVLESIAAKTESGPCVTYVGPDGAGHFVKMVHNGIEYGLMQAIAEAYDLLRRGMGLPAEEVAGIFAGWNRGPLESYLIEVAAQVLGARDPETGNPLVEMILDQAGQKGTGKWTAQSALDLGVPIPTIAAAIDARMMSGMKGERVTASTLLASATTGRITGDASEMVAAVHDALRGAMVCAYAQGMSLLRVASTGYGWGVDLQEIARIWKGGCIIRARLLDTLMHAFERAPDLPNLLLDIDVRPLLSEAESGWRCTVAAAVAAGVPVPAMSAALAYFDSYRSARLPQNLTQAQRDFFGAHTYERVDRPDAGFVHTDWRSVIEQSAQGEPR from the coding sequence ATGTCAGCCATGAGCGTGACACCCCAGACGGCGCAGTTCGGAGTGATCGGCCTCGGCGTGATGGGCGAGAACCTTGCGCTCAACATGGAGGACCATGGCTACCGCGTGGCGCTCTGGACCCACACTGAGGGGAAGGTCGAGCGCTTCCTCGAGAACAGCGGCGCGAGCCGGCAGTGGGTCGGCACGCGGACGCTCGAGGAGTTCACGGCGGCGCTCGTTCCGCCCCGCCGCATCCTGCTGATGGTCAAGGCCGGCGAGCCCGTGGACGAGATGCTCGATCGGCTGGCGCCGCTCCTCTCTCGCGGCGATGTGGTGATTGACGGTGGCAACTCATTCTTCCGTGACACGCAGCGGCGCGAGGCCGCCATGCGCGCACGCGGGATCTACCTCGTCGGGATGGGCGTTTCCGGCGGCGAGGAGGGCGCGCGCTACGGTCCGTCGCTGATGCCGGGCGGCGCGCGCGCGGCGTACGATCTGCTGCGCCCGGTGCTCGAGTCGATCGCCGCGAAGACGGAGTCCGGTCCGTGCGTGACCTACGTCGGGCCGGACGGCGCCGGCCACTTCGTGAAGATGGTGCACAACGGCATCGAGTACGGCCTCATGCAGGCAATCGCCGAGGCGTACGACCTGCTCCGCCGGGGGATGGGCCTCCCGGCGGAGGAAGTGGCCGGCATCTTCGCCGGGTGGAACCGCGGGCCCCTCGAGTCCTACTTGATCGAGGTCGCGGCGCAGGTGCTCGGCGCGCGGGATCCCGAGACGGGGAACCCGTTGGTCGAGATGATCCTCGACCAAGCCGGACAGAAGGGCACCGGGAAGTGGACGGCGCAGTCGGCGCTCGACCTCGGCGTTCCGATCCCGACGATCGCGGCGGCGATCGATGCGCGGATGATGTCAGGCATGAAGGGCGAGCGCGTGACCGCCAGCACCTTGCTCGCGAGCGCGACCACGGGCCGCATTACGGGCGACGCGAGCGAAATGGTCGCCGCCGTCCACGACGCCCTCCGCGGTGCGATGGTCTGCGCCTACGCGCAGGGGATGAGCCTGCTCCGTGTGGCCTCCACCGGGTACGGCTGGGGCGTCGACCTGCAAGAGATCGCGCGCATCTGGAAGGGCGGCTGCATCATCCGCGCGCGGTTGCTCGACACGCTCATGCACGCATTCGAGCGCGCGCCCGATCTGCCGAACCTGCTGCTCGACATCGACGTCCGTCCGTTGCTGTCGGAGGCGGAGAGCGGGTGGCGGTGCACGGTGGCGGCGGCGGTCGCGGCGGGCGTTCCCGTGCCGGCGATGTCGGCCGCCCTCGCGTACTTCGACAGCTATCGCAGCGCGCGGCTGCCGCAGAACCTCACGCAGGCCCAGCGTGACTTCTTCGGCGCGCACACGTACGAGCGCGTGGATCGGCCGGACGCCGGGTTCGTGCACACCGACTGGCGAAGTGTGATCGAGCAGTCCGCACAAGGGGAACCGCGATGA
- a CDS encoding cupredoxin domain-containing protein, which yields MVVGLIAIAIAFVPMPTTMAAPTDRHFRIEASRFQYTPAAMTVNPGDHVTIDLVATDVVHGLYIDGYDRSVVADPGQTASLSFVADQVGTFRFRCSVTCGALHPFMIGKLNVGNNDLLWRGLGLAMLAAVASVWLARPGDKRQ from the coding sequence ATGGTAGTGGGATTGATCGCAATAGCTATTGCGTTCGTCCCAATGCCGACGACGATGGCGGCTCCCACCGATCGTCACTTCCGCATCGAGGCCAGCAGATTTCAATACACGCCCGCAGCGATGACTGTGAACCCCGGCGATCACGTCACGATCGATCTGGTCGCGACTGATGTGGTGCATGGCCTCTACATCGACGGTTACGATCGCAGCGTCGTAGCCGATCCGGGGCAAACGGCGTCGTTGTCGTTTGTGGCCGATCAGGTGGGCACGTTTCGCTTTCGCTGTTCGGTGACGTGTGGCGCGCTGCATCCTTTCATGATCGGCAAGCTGAATGTTGGTAATAACGATCTGCTGTGGCGGGGTCTCGGTCTTGCGATGCTGGCCGCCGTGGCCTCCGTGTGGTTGGCACGCCCCGGGGACAAACGTCAATGA